In one window of Planctomycetota bacterium DNA:
- a CDS encoding ABC transporter ATP-binding protein: protein MRSEEPVIRLMNVWKEFGDNEVFRDLGLEFRRAATTVVLGPSGVGKSVMLKLILGLLKPDRGRIYIDGTDTTDLSERDLAPIRMRFGMVFQGAALFDFLPVRENVAFALREHKRLREDEVERIVREKLAMVDLAGTENLWPEQLSGGMKKRVGLARALAMDPEVILYDEPTTGLDPVTADTINEMILKCQRELKTTSIVVTHDMASAYKVGDRLVMLHEGRVIADGTPDQMRANGDARVQRFVRGDASLSGGRGNE, encoded by the coding sequence GTGAGGTCGGAAGAGCCGGTCATCCGCCTGATGAACGTCTGGAAGGAGTTCGGGGACAATGAGGTGTTCCGGGACCTCGGGCTTGAGTTTCGGCGGGCGGCGACGACGGTGGTGCTGGGTCCGAGCGGGGTGGGAAAAAGCGTGATGCTGAAACTTATCCTGGGCCTCCTGAAACCGGACCGGGGCCGGATCTATATCGACGGGACGGACACGACGGACCTTTCGGAGCGGGACCTCGCGCCGATCCGGATGCGGTTCGGGATGGTGTTCCAGGGGGCGGCGCTGTTTGACTTCCTCCCGGTGCGGGAGAACGTGGCCTTCGCGCTCCGCGAGCACAAGCGTCTGAGGGAGGACGAGGTGGAGCGGATCGTGCGCGAAAAGTTGGCGATGGTGGACCTGGCGGGGACCGAAAACCTTTGGCCGGAGCAACTCTCCGGCGGGATGAAAAAGAGAGTGGGCCTGGCGCGGGCGCTGGCGATGGACCCGGAGGTGATCCTCTACGACGAGCCGACGACCGGCCTGGACCCGGTGACGGCCGACACGATCAACGAGATGATCCTGAAGTGCCAGCGGGAACTGAAGACGACGAGCATCGTCGTGACGCACGACATGGCGAGCGCGTACAAGGTGGGGGACCGCCTGGTGATGCTCCACGAAGGGCGGGTCATCGCGGACGGGACGCCGGACCAGATGCGGGCGAACGGCGACGCCCGGGTGCAGCGGTTCGTGCGCGGGGATGCGAGCCTGTCGGGCGGCCGAGGGAACGAGTAA
- a CDS encoding ABC transporter permease: MPIGRTIANVGRYVADQVEGLGRFGVFTGQMFRWLVTDATRWRLLRPQLYQVGVRSLPVVVITGAFVGMVLAAQSYKQFEAIGRASWSGAVINVSVVKELGPVLAGVMLAGMVGGALAAELGTMKVTEQIDALRALGADPIKHLVVPRFLATFLMIPFLTVYCDFVGILGGYLVAWSYGVDTHEYWMHSADVIENFDIFSGVLKSTFFGAAIALVSCYKGFQSRQGAYGVGMAALEAFVSSFVAILVLDFFIVLLLNGVYDLVWGRVGVFL, encoded by the coding sequence GTGCCCATCGGACGAACCATCGCGAACGTCGGGCGGTACGTGGCGGACCAGGTCGAGGGTCTGGGGCGATTCGGCGTCTTCACGGGCCAGATGTTCCGTTGGCTGGTGACGGACGCGACGCGTTGGCGGCTCCTCCGGCCGCAACTCTACCAGGTGGGCGTGCGGAGTTTGCCGGTCGTCGTCATCACGGGGGCGTTCGTGGGGATGGTGCTGGCGGCGCAGTCGTATAAACAGTTCGAGGCGATCGGGCGGGCGTCGTGGTCGGGGGCGGTGATCAACGTCTCGGTGGTGAAGGAGTTGGGCCCGGTGCTGGCGGGGGTGATGCTGGCGGGGATGGTGGGCGGCGCGCTGGCGGCGGAACTGGGGACGATGAAGGTCACGGAGCAGATCGACGCCCTCAGGGCGCTGGGGGCCGACCCGATCAAGCACCTCGTGGTGCCTCGGTTCCTCGCGACGTTCCTGATGATCCCGTTCCTGACCGTGTACTGCGACTTCGTGGGCATCCTGGGGGGATACCTGGTGGCGTGGAGTTACGGGGTGGACACGCACGAGTACTGGATGCACTCGGCGGACGTGATCGAGAACTTCGACATATTTTCGGGTGTACTGAAGAGTACGTTCTTCGGGGCGGCGATCGCGCTGGTGTCGTGCTACAAGGGGTTCCAGAGCCGGCAGGGCGCGTACGGGGTGGGGATGGCGGCGCTGGAGGCGTTCGTCTCCTCCTTCGTGGCGATCCTGGTGCTGGACTTCTTCATCGTGCTCCTGTTGAACGGGGTGTATGACCTCGTCTGGGGCCGGGTTGGCGTGTTCCTGTGA
- the proC gene encoding pyrroline-5-carboxylate reductase has product MREIRLGLIGAGNMGEAIVRGILGAGVLQADEILAADPDANRRKLFEEDLGVRTFVEGVPVAEQAPVVLLAVKPQAFDKALVPVASLLGPDTLLISICAGISTRHIEALVPTGTRVVRAMPNTPMVVGRGITAIAAGSKATPEDLETAERLLGAAAEVLRVPETLIDAVTAVSGSGPAYFFYLVELLASAGVEVGLAEEDAKRLVRVTFEGAARLLAESGEEPEALRAKVTNPGGTTEAAIRTFDALGFPKMVAEAVKAARNRGRELGR; this is encoded by the coding sequence ATGCGAGAAATCCGACTCGGCCTGATCGGCGCAGGAAACATGGGCGAGGCGATCGTGCGCGGCATCCTCGGGGCCGGGGTGCTCCAGGCCGACGAAATCCTGGCGGCGGACCCGGACGCGAACCGCCGAAAACTCTTCGAGGAAGACCTGGGCGTCCGCACGTTCGTGGAAGGCGTGCCCGTGGCCGAGCAGGCGCCGGTCGTCCTCCTGGCCGTCAAACCGCAGGCGTTCGACAAGGCCCTCGTGCCGGTGGCGAGCCTCCTCGGGCCGGACACGCTGCTCATATCGATTTGCGCTGGGATATCGACGCGGCACATTGAGGCGCTGGTGCCGACGGGAACGCGCGTCGTGCGCGCGATGCCCAATACGCCGATGGTCGTCGGCCGCGGGATCACGGCGATCGCGGCCGGCTCGAAGGCGACGCCGGAGGACCTCGAGACGGCGGAGCGGCTGCTGGGCGCGGCCGCGGAAGTCCTCCGCGTGCCGGAGACGCTCATCGACGCCGTCACCGCCGTGTCGGGGTCGGGGCCGGCGTATTTCTTCTACCTCGTGGAACTCCTGGCGTCGGCGGGCGTCGAGGTCGGCCTGGCGGAGGAGGACGCGAAGCGCCTCGTGCGCGTGACGTTCGAAGGGGCGGCGAGGCTCCTGGCGGAGTCGGGCGAAGAGCCCGAAGCGCTGCGCGCGAAGGTCACAAATCCCGGCGGCACGACCGAAGCCGCCATCCGCACCTTCGACGCCCTGGGATTTCCGAAGATGGTCGCCGAGGCCGTCAAGGCCGCCCGCAACCGCGGACGGGAGTTGGGGCGCTGA